The DNA segment cggcatatggaggttcccaggctaggggttgaatcggagctgtagccgccggcctacgccagagccacagcaacgcaggatccgagccgtgtctgcaacctacaccacagctcacggcaacgccggatcattaacccactgagcaagggcagggaccgaacccgcaacctcatggttcctagtcggattcgttaaccactgcgccacgacgggaactccacaaggagGAATCTTGACATGACCAGAGTAGCAGTGGGGGCCTCAGTGCAGGGTAACTGGAACTGCGCGGTCACAAATCGGCTGCACCCTGATCCCTCGTAAGGGAGGGATCGATTCAGGGGCTGAACAGGCTCAGCCGTCACCTCAAAGCACTCTATTTACCCCAGTACGGATCCAGGCTCCAGGTCAAGTGTCAAATATTGGTTGTGTCTGGGAAAAGCAAAATTAGAGGTGATTTAGTTTTAAAGCCTGTCTCTTACCGCTGGCCTTGCTGGAGATTTCCAGCAGCCCCCAGGACTCACGGTGCTAGACTCATGGACGCTCCATGGGCTCAAGTCTTCTAATGCCGCACGTCTCACCTCCGCCACTTTGTGGGTTGTAGGGGGCCCCCAAACCTTAGCAAGTGCATCAGATGGCCCAGGCTGGCCTGGTACGTAAGCCCAGGGGTTAGCAGGTGACCTGAGAAAAGGGCCTCCCTGGGGATGAACTGGGCAAAAGCTGGGTTTATTTACTGCAGGCCTTCTCAGAGCCTTGAACTTGCTAATATGCAGGGCCTGTCCCAGAGGGGTGAGGGCGCCTGGGGGTTTTCCTGCACTTATGGGTCCACCCTAcatcttcccctttctttccaaGAAGAACCTTGGGAGATTGGCGTTTTGTAAAAAGCACTGTGGAAGATAGAAAAAGGGACTCAGATCTCCCAGACCTGAATGAGTTTTTTCCTCAGATATGTGCTGTGTGATCCTCAGCGAGTCACTTCACCCCCTGCCCCCTGAGCCAGTTTCCTTGCTGCTGAGAATGATTTGAAATCCTCTCCCGCTCCTCAGCCCCGAGTGAAAGGGGGCTGTTTCGGCAACACTGCTGGCACTGGGTTTGCGTGTGGCCCAGGAGGGCTTTGCTGAGAATGCAAAGCGGGAAGTTCCAAGCAGCAGAAGCCAAGCCGGCAGCCTGGTCTGGAGAACTTGAGCAGGAAAGGGGATGTGGCTTGAGGACAGGCAAAGCCAGCTCACAGGCAGCAGGGCCTGTGTCACCCCCTCGTGACTGTCCCCCCCAGAGCAGGGTCCCCTCCTCCAATAAGGCTGTCCTGACCTTTCTGAGTTCCTGTTACTTGATGTATTTTCCGCCTGTGGCCTTGGGAGacctcatgtccttttttttttttttggccgcacccctggcacatggaagttctcaggccagggaccgaacctgagctacagcaggttCAGCAATTTGGCgttgctgaatccttaactgctaggctgccagggaactcccatctttagGGTCTTATGGTGGGTGGCCCTCAGGAGAGAAGCTAGGCTGCAGCCCCACCCCCTGGACACCCAGGATTAGGGGACAGTGGACCTGAGCTGACCCGCAGCCTGCTGAGCCCTGGGGGATTCACCCAGGAAGATGTGTGAGCAACAGGCTGCTGTGGGCTGGGACCTGGCCCCAGGGAGGGCCTGGCGGGGCCTGCAATGTCACACAGGATGGTGACTCTGTCCAAGGACTGGGTCCTGTGGAGCAATCCACAGATGGGCTCGCCCGGACAGCGCACTCATGATGGAGGCGGTGGGGAGATcagagcttttttgtttgtttgtttgtttgttttgccttttctagggccgctcccgcggcatatggaggtttccagactaggggtcgaatcagagctatagcctccggcctacaccagagccacagcaacacaggatccaagccacgtctgcaacctacactacagctcacggcaacgctggatccttaacccactgagcgaggccagggattgaaccgcaacctcacggttcccagttggatttgttaaccaccgagccacaatgggaactcccaggtcagaGCTTTTTTATTGGGCACGAGGGGCTGCGGGCCCGCCGGGCGGGCAAGTCACCGGTAGAGGTAATCGGCCTGGATGTTGGCGGCGATCTCGGCCTCCCACTTGTCCCCGTTGTTAAGAAGCTTCTCCTTGTTGTACAGCAGCTCTTCGTGCGTCTCCGTGGAGAACTCGAAGTTGGGGCCCTGCAATTTGGGGGCGTCAGGCCCCTCCCAGGAGCTTCCTCCCCGGCCTCCCCCACCGCGGGGCCCTGCTCACCTCGACGATGGCGTCCACGGGGCAGGCCTCCTGGCAGAAGCCGCAGTAGATGCACTTGGTCATGTCGATGTCATAGCGTGTGGTCCGGCGGCTGCCGTCGGCCCTCGGTTCGGCCTCGATGGTGatggcctggggcggggggtgggtgcAGGGGACGGTCACCGGCCGGCCACGCTGGCCCCAACACCGAGTCCACCCCCGCTACTGCTCACCCCCACTCCTGGGGCCCTGGGAGCTCGCCGCTGCCCTTCCTGACTCACGTCCCAGCACGGCTGTTCAGTCAGCCTCTGAGCGCTGCCCTAGCTGGCTTTCCCCCGTTTGTAAACTGCCAgcatctcctgcctcaggacctgaGTCCCACGAGGAGAGGGTGTGGCCTGCCTTGTTCATCATAGCACCTGCAGCCCCCAGGGGTCCCAACTGTAAAAGATGCCCAAATGCTATTGGTTGTCTGTTCAACAGCCTCCCAATTACATCTAGCTATCCGCACTTAGTGGATGAGAAacgtgaggctcagagaggtcgaGGGGTTTCCCGAAGCCACACAGTAAGTGAGGGCAAGGCTCAGACtcaatgacaggtccttaactCTCAGTTCCTGGGTGCAGCCTCGCACTCGCTGGGGGAAGGGGTGGCCTGGGCCCTTCCACAGCCGAGAGGACCTTCGAAGTGGCATGGCCAAGGCCACGGATGTCCTCAGGAGTGTAATGAGTGGGACCTCAGACCAGCAGCCActtctctttgggcctcagtttccttgtctataaaaatGGCGATAATAGCCTCAACCTCCTAGACTTGTGTAAACCATGAAGCTTGGCACAGTGTCTGGTCCATGGCCGGCCCTCGCTGCCTAGAGTGCATGACTGCTATTATTTTTCGGGGCTCTCCCAGAGCGGAAAGAGCAaggccacaggctgtggcatggAGGACCTGGGAGTGGCCAGGAGATGAGCCAGGACTTGGACAGGAGCTGTCCTGAGTCACAGAGATGTGGCCTCGAGCAGCTGCTGGGAGGGGGCGCTGTGTGGACTGGGGGTACCCCCTGTGCCTGCTGGGCACACCCACCTGTGCCCAGTtgtgtctttctgtttctatacTAATAGGCAGTGACTGCAGGCAGTCCCTGTGGGCCCCTCCAGCAGAACCGAACACTCGGGGCTCAAAGGAGCCGCCACCAGGGCAGCGAGGGCCTCAGCTGTGTCACCTGTGTCCTTGGGTCAGGCCCTGTGAAAGGCACACAGGCAGGGCTCTTCAGATCACTGCTGCATGTGGGTAAAAGCGGAGACCCTCAGGTGCCACCTCGTGGCTCAAGACGTGGGTTTCACTCCCTGGACCAAACCTCCAAGGGCGGGACCCACACATGTCACGTGGTCTGTCGGGGGCTGAGAGCTTCACTGCACTGAGTCACTCATCATTCCAATTCTTCACGGTGGGGAGTGGCTCAGTGCAGGAAAGGAACTTTCCTGGAGAACACATAGCCAGCAGGGGGGGCCAGAGTTCAGGGCccagcgccccccaccccgctcccacTTCACTCCCAGTGGAGGCTGAGCTGGGCGGTCAGGCAGGGTCAGGGGCTCACCTGGGCAGGGCAGACGGCCTCGCAAAGCTTGCAGGCGATGCAGCGCTCCTCCCCGGATGGGTATCGGCGCAGCGCGTGCTCCCCGCGGAAGCGCGGGCTCAGCGGGCCCTTCTCAAATGGGTAGTTGATGGTGGCCGGCTCCCGGAACAAGTAGCTCAGGGTCATGCCCAGGCCTGGGGGCAGCACAGGCGTGGTGGGAAGGGCCTCTCTTCCCTAACACCTCTGTGCCCATCTCCAGCCCACCTCGCCCCTCTGCCCCGGGGCCCACCTCGGACAAGCTCGGTCCACAGCAGGGTCTGGGCTGCCCGGTCAGTCACCGACTTCATGTCCATCGAGGGCTCACGCATGTTCACATACTCTGCAGGGGAGGCGGGCAGAGCGGCAGTGCCGTAGCGGGTCCTCACACAGGCCCTCCCCCAGGACTCCAGCTCAGGGAGATGAAGCCTGGCCTCCCCCAGGGGCCTGCTCTTTCACCAAACCCTCCCCTGCCGGCCTCTGGCCCTGGGCAGTCCTCCCTGGCTTCTCCCTGCACCTGTGCGGCCATCTAAGCCAGGAGGTGATGGGGGCAGGAGGCAGTTTGGGCATTGGGGTCCCGATGAACAAACAGGCTCCCAAGGCTCACACCTGGCAGCTCCTGACTCAAACCGCACAGGGCAGGGCAGCTCTGAAATAATACTGTGTAGCCACTGGGAAGGGCTGCCCCCCCAACGCCCTGCAATGACGGACTCGGCCCCCATGGACCACATTCAATCTCGATCACCACCCTCCTTTTACAGAGTGGCAACTAAGGCTGGGAGAGGGGGAGCCCTGCCAGGACTACTCACTGTAGGTGGCTGCGACCGCGCTGCTGTGGAGGATCCGGGCGCTGGGATGTCCTGCAAGGAGAGGGGTTCCGCTGTGCAGCTGCGACCTCATCCTGAGAGGTGGTACCGCACCCAACCCCAACCCCAGAAAGGCCCCCGAGTCCTACCTGCATGtgcagcctgggcctgggccagggcccGCAGCAGCATGGGCGTGCTCAGGCAGCGCATCTGTGGGGGTGAAAGGGAGGGAGGTGTAGGTGGGTCCCATACAGGGCCCCCCTAGCCCCCCGCACTCCAGCACTGCAGGAGCCCTGACCCTTGACCCAGCACGACCAGGTCATCTTGTCCCCTACTCAACCCCATTCTGATCAGAGGCACAGGCAGCCTTCCCGTTCCCAGGTGTagcccctcccagcctccagatggACCCAGATAACACTGCCAGCAGCCTTTACTGAGAGCTCCCTGTGCCAAGCACATTGCTAGGGGCCACGTGCACTGTCACTTTGTCCTCAGGAGaactcccacccaccccagaggGAGGCACAGATGAGAAGCTACGGCTCACCTGTGTGAAGTGACCTGCCCACAGTCACACCTAAGGAGGTGAGGCCAGGATGTGAGCCCAGACAGACCCCTCCCTTCACACCTCCAGGCCTCCCCTGCTGGAACCCTTTAAAGGCTCAAATAACCCTCCAGATCAAGTCAAGTCCTTTCCCCAGCATCCAGGCCCTTCTGGAACTGTCTCCCAGCCTGCAGTGACCTTGGGTTTTCTCGTCTGTGAAACGGGAGCTCGACGATGCCAAGGGTTTAGCCCCGAGCCTGGCACTTAGCCTGAGCTCAAAAGTGCCCCTCCCGTGACCTGTGACCTCTACAAGGCCCATTTCTTTGACCGCCGAATTCAGTGACAGGAACCCAACCCAGCTCCTTCCCCGACCTTCCTCACGACCTCTGACCCCACGGATGCGGGCGGCGCCTGCGCCCTGAGGGTATGGGCCTCCCGATCCGCCCGCTGCACGCTCAAGGGCACGGAGGCTGTGGGTCCTGGGCGGGCCGAGATGAGCCTGGGCGCGGAGCCAGCGGGGCCAGCAGGGGCTCCACACTCGCCCCCGACGCCGCGCTCCCCAGACCTGGCCTTAACAATTGAGCCCCAAACACCCACCTTGAAGCGCTGCCGCTCCTTCCCGTGCGGAGGAGGCCTGTCCACCGAGAGGCGGAGCCTACATTCCTGGGGCGCTTCCATTGGGCCGGCTGGCTTTGCCTTTTCCGCGCTGACTCTTCATAGTGTGGTCTGATTGGCTGGTGCGGCCAAAAGAGGCGGGATCAAAGACGACCTTTAGTCCGATTGGCTGGGGAAGAGCAGGCGCTCGAAGTGCGGTAGAGCGCCGCCGAGCTGGATTCAGGAGGCTAATGAACCGGGACTCCGGGTTCCTTGGAGGCGGGACATCCGAGGCGTGGTTTAGGGAAGCTGCTCCCGTTCTGACTGGGCATCCTGGCCAGAggtacccgccccccccccgccccccggcctcCGCGGGCGGTGTGTGATAGCCGGGATGAGAATCGCGGCGCGTGATTACGCGCGGGAGCCGTGCCTGCTGCAGGCTGAAACTTCACCCGAGcggtttcatttaatcctcacggAGCCCTGTGTGAAGGAACGATCGTTCTCGcttttcagatggggaaactgaggcacggacaTGTGTAATTACTTGGTCCAAGCCTTAGAGCTGCTGCGTGTGGCCGCCACAACGGTCTTGGATCTAAACGACTCGGGAGCCCCGTCCCTCAACGGCCACCAAAGCGGTGTTTCCTCCCAGTGAATTGTGCGGCAGAGGGACTCCGGAGGCTGAGAAGATCCCCTAGGTCATCTGGGTCGGAGGGAGTGGAAGGTGGtcagggaggacttcctggaggaggtgccgTCCCAGCAGACAGTAAAGAGGAGTTGGGCGGAACAAGAAGGACCAGAGGATATGCCCAGCGTCAGTGCAGAGGTCTGCCCGAAGAGGAGGACACCTCGAGGGCATTTGAAGAGGACAAGGATAGGCTGGGAGAGGGTGGCACGCATGGGGCCTCCCAGGGACTGTTAAGGGTCCAGACTTGTGGGCCAGAGGACGCCTCTGAAGGGGGTCAGGCTGAGGGCCACCTGGGTACTGCGGAGGAGAAGGGCTGGGTCTGGGCACAGCGATTGCTGTATGGCTCAGGGAAGTTCGGCAGCGTTATAGAATCATCTGGAATTGTTCAAAGATGGGATCTGGGAGGTGAGAAGGGAGTATCCAGCAGGAGGCCCAGGAGTTTGGCTCTGGTGGCTGAGTGGAGGGGGACCACGCCAGGGCCTTGGGGCCCAGGAGGATTGGCAGGCAGGGCAGCGTGTGAGTCCAGGCTGGGATGTGCTGTGGGGAAGGCACCCAGGGCCAGCCACTTGGGGGACGGCAGCACATCCAGAGCTCCCAAGAGGCGCGAGCTGAAGGGGAGTCCTACTGCAGGTGTCCCATCAGCTTGACCTGGAGGGACAGGTAGGGGGAGAGACGACGGGGGCAGCCTCACCCACCCAAGTGAGGAGACAGGACACCTGAAGCTTGGAGTCAGCAATTCAGCTCCgagatttaatcctcacagtgcTGTCTGGAGGTGCTGTTCGCTACCTCCTCTGTACACAGAcagggaaacaggctcagagagggcagggatgACCCCGGTCACAGCCCGTCCACAGCGTGACATGGGCCAGATGCCAGGGCCCGTTTTGCACCCGCCACAGAAAGGGTGGTGGCCAAGAGGTGCCCACATCTACCCTCCTCTCCGGGGACACAGGTGGCCAGTGTGGGAGGAGGCAGCCAGGTTACTGCACTGGTTCCCACACTCCTGCACCATGACCCATCCTAGCTGGGGGACATCTCAAAGAGAGAAACCCCAGGAGAGAGGAGGGCAAGCACTGACCCCGGCCTTTTCCTCCTGTGCCGAGGACCCCAGTCAtatctcctccagccccaggtggCCGTGGCTGCAGAGGACTCAGGTGAGCTGGAAGGGGTGCTGGATCCTCCGGTGCCTGAAGCCGGATCAGAGCagggtgcagctgcagctgcgggtcTCCATGGCCGTCAGCAGCACCCTCAGGTTGCGTGGAGAATGGGGTGGGTACCGGATGGCGTAGATCTTCTCCAGCCCAGGACTGCGCAGCAGGCAGGCGCGGTGGTGGGAGAAAGTGTCGAAGGAGAACTTGCCGTGGTAGTTGCCCATCCCGCTGGCGCCTGTGCGGTGGCAGGGAGTGTGGCCGTCAGGCCCCCAGTGGCCAGCCGAGGGGAcgtcagacagacctgggctcTGCCAGTCCCACCGTATGACCTGGCTGGGCTAATTCACCCCGTCTTGGTTTCCCCTTCTATAAAGGGGACTAATCATGAGATGCTGTGGGGAAAGGGCTTAGCCCCGAACAAGCAGCCACTCAAATAAATGTTGAGGACGCCAGGTGCTGGAGCAAAATGGGTAGACAGTGGTCATGAGTGAGCAGGGGTCGGGGGAAGGATGAATTGGGGATTggggatgaacagatacacactactatatatgtcagataggagctcccttgtggctcagcgggttaagactctggacttgtcactgctgtgactctgttcggttcgatctctggcccaggaacgtccacatgtcaCACAgcttcagccaaaaaaaattaaaaatttaaaaaatagggaaacaAGGCCCCCccgtatagcaccgggaactgtatttaatatcATGTAATAAGCTGTAATGGAAAAGGAGCTGCGaaagaatgtataactgaatcgctttgctgtacacccgaaacattgtaaatcaattatacttaaaaaaagcaggaggaaagatggaaagttaaaaagatttttaaatgtttattcccACGCAGCTGCATGTGCTGACAGGTGCTGT comes from the Phacochoerus africanus isolate WHEZ1 chromosome 4, ROS_Pafr_v1, whole genome shotgun sequence genome and includes:
- the NDUFS8 gene encoding NADH dehydrogenase [ubiquinone] iron-sulfur protein 8, mitochondrial isoform X1, with product MEAPQECRLRLSVDRPPPHGKERQRFKMRCLSTPMLLRALAQAQAAHAGHPSARILHSSAVAATYKYVNMREPSMDMKSVTDRAAQTLLWTELVRGLGMTLSYLFREPATINYPFEKGPLSPRFRGEHALRRYPSGEERCIACKLCEAVCPAQAITIEAEPRADGSRRTTRYDIDMTKCIYCGFCQEACPVDAIVEGPNFEFSTETHEELLYNKEKLLNNGDKWEAEIAANIQADYLYR
- the NDUFS8 gene encoding NADH dehydrogenase [ubiquinone] iron-sulfur protein 8, mitochondrial isoform X2: MRCLSTPMLLRALAQAQAAHAGHPSARILHSSAVAATYKYVNMREPSMDMKSVTDRAAQTLLWTELVRGLGMTLSYLFREPATINYPFEKGPLSPRFRGEHALRRYPSGEERCIACKLCEAVCPAQAITIEAEPRADGSRRTTRYDIDMTKCIYCGFCQEACPVDAIVEGPNFEFSTETHEELLYNKEKLLNNGDKWEAEIAANIQADYLYR